The genomic region GGGCCGGACACACCACGTGGCCGTTCCCACGATCGAATACGTGCTCTGGGCCATCCTGATCGGGCTCGTCGTTTCCAACACCGTCGGCGTGCCGCGGATTTTCCGCGCCGGCGTCGCGACCTACGAGTTCTGGCTGAAGATCGGCATCATCCTGCTCGGCGTGCGCTTCCTGCTCGGTGACGTGCTCAGGCTCGGCGCCATCAGCCTGATCGTGGTGGCGGTGGAACTGATCCTTTCCATCGCCCTGATGACCTGGCTTGGCCGGCGTTTCGGACTGTCCGAAAAACTGACCAGCCTGCTCGCCATCGGCTCCTCGATCTGCGGCGTTTCCGCCATTATCGCAGCCAGGGGAGCGATCGACGCGAAGGACGAGGACGTCAGTTATGCCATCGCCGCGATCCTGGCCCTGGGGGCGATCGGGCTCTTTACCTTCCCCGTGATCGGCCAGGCCATCGGCCTGACCGACCAAGCTTACGGCCTTTGGGCGGGGCTGGCGATCGACAACACCGCGGAGGCCGCCGCGGCGGGCGCGCTATGGTCCGACGAAGCCGGCCGGATCGCGGTGCTGGCGAAGACGACACGCAACGCCACGATCGGCTTCGTCGTGCTCGGCTTTGCTCTCTATTGGGCCACACGGGGGCAGGCCCAGGCGGTCGGCAACAAGGCCGCCTTCCTGTGGGCGAAGTTCCCGAAATTCATCCTCGGCTTCCTGCTGGTTTCCTTGCTGGCGACCTTCGGGGCCTTCACCCCGACGCAGAGCGCGGATATCGCGGCGCTGTCACGCTGGGCGT from Rhodovastum atsumiense harbors:
- a CDS encoding YeiH family protein encodes the protein MSLTTSEPLRFGRFPRSLALAPGLGLLFAIGYAGKVAEHALTDWGRTHHVAVPTIEYVLWAILIGLVVSNTVGVPRIFRAGVATYEFWLKIGIILLGVRFLLGDVLRLGAISLIVVAVELILSIALMTWLGRRFGLSEKLTSLLAIGSSICGVSAIIAARGAIDAKDEDVSYAIAAILALGAIGLFTFPVIGQAIGLTDQAYGLWAGLAIDNTAEAAAAGALWSDEAGRIAVLAKTTRNATIGFVVLGFALYWATRGQAQAVGNKAAFLWAKFPKFILGFLLVSLLATFGAFTPTQSADIAALSRWAFLLTFAGVGLQTDLRAMRRQGFRPFIVGALGELGIALITLGIVVTVQPWLPG